The following are encoded together in the Bradyrhizobium genosp. L genome:
- a CDS encoding molecular chaperone GroEL, with product MPKIMLHDEAARAALGRGVAKLAKAVRGTLGPKGMNAIMDRPIGTPIVSRDGVSIASEIELECPFENMGAQVLREVSARTNEVAGDGTTTATVLADVLVQDGLKCLAAGANPVELVEGLELAVTETIAALRRSARPLQGAAGLRAVASIAANDAALGDMVAEAFERAGNHGIVAVEYGSTVETTLEIVEGMAFDRGYLSHHMVTDVEKMQVVLDNPFILMTDIKIQTGEQLAGVISLIERSGRPLLIIAEEVAPPVIMQLLARRERGGFKVAAIHPPEFGHWRKAMLEDIAITTGGRVISVDLGGRLEKAELNDLGSARQVRISASKTLITAGGGDQKNIAARREQVLRQYEAAPENIERDKFQERIAKLSGGTAMILAGGATPVEQKRRTQLIEDAINATRAAIEEGIVPGGGLALLRTAGKLDELIGRLDGSTRQGAELLQGALSRPLFYIASNAGLNGEAEVTKIAKARNGHGLDARNGAAVDLVEAGIIDPVKVCYSAVRNAASVAGLILTTQTLIAKKSDDYDPTAGPARGGGAELL from the coding sequence ATGCCGAAGATCATGCTGCACGATGAAGCGGCGCGGGCCGCGCTGGGCAGGGGCGTTGCCAAGCTCGCCAAGGCGGTGAGGGGTACGCTTGGTCCAAAGGGCATGAACGCAATCATGGACCGGCCGATCGGCACGCCGATCGTGTCGCGCGACGGCGTCAGCATCGCCAGCGAGATCGAGCTGGAATGCCCGTTTGAGAACATGGGTGCGCAGGTGCTGCGCGAAGTCTCGGCGCGGACCAATGAGGTGGCGGGAGACGGGACCACCACGGCCACCGTGCTTGCCGATGTCCTTGTGCAGGACGGCCTGAAATGTCTTGCGGCCGGCGCCAACCCGGTCGAACTGGTCGAAGGGCTGGAACTGGCCGTCACCGAGACCATCGCCGCGCTCAGGCGTTCGGCGAGGCCGCTGCAGGGCGCTGCTGGTCTACGTGCCGTGGCGAGCATTGCCGCCAATGACGCCGCGCTTGGCGACATGGTGGCCGAAGCCTTCGAACGCGCTGGCAATCATGGGATCGTCGCGGTGGAATATGGCAGCACGGTCGAGACGACGTTGGAGATCGTTGAAGGCATGGCCTTCGATCGCGGCTATCTCTCGCATCACATGGTGACCGATGTCGAGAAGATGCAGGTGGTGCTCGACAATCCGTTCATCCTCATGACCGATATCAAGATCCAGACCGGAGAGCAGTTGGCCGGTGTGATCTCGCTGATCGAGAGGAGCGGCAGGCCGTTGCTGATCATCGCCGAAGAGGTGGCGCCGCCGGTCATCATGCAATTGCTGGCGCGCCGGGAACGAGGCGGCTTCAAGGTCGCCGCGATCCATCCGCCGGAATTCGGCCATTGGCGCAAGGCAATGCTCGAGGACATCGCGATCACGACCGGTGGCCGTGTCATCTCGGTTGATCTAGGCGGAAGGCTCGAAAAGGCCGAGCTAAACGACCTCGGGTCGGCGCGCCAGGTGCGCATTTCCGCCTCGAAGACCCTGATCACAGCGGGCGGAGGCGATCAAAAGAACATCGCCGCGCGACGCGAGCAAGTGCTGCGCCAATACGAGGCCGCGCCTGAAAATATCGAGCGGGATAAATTCCAGGAGCGAATCGCGAAGCTGTCCGGCGGGACGGCGATGATCCTCGCCGGCGGCGCCACGCCGGTTGAACAGAAGCGCCGAACCCAGCTGATCGAGGATGCGATCAATGCGACCCGCGCGGCGATCGAAGAGGGCATCGTGCCGGGCGGCGGGCTGGCCCTGCTCAGGACGGCCGGGAAACTCGATGAGCTGATCGGCCGTCTGGACGGCAGCACCAGGCAGGGCGCCGAGCTGCTGCAGGGCGCGCTCAGTCGGCCGCTGTTCTACATTGCCAGCAACGCCGGCCTGAACGGTGAGGCGGAGGTTACGAAAATTGCCAAGGCCCGGAATGGCCATGGCCTCGACGCGCGCAATGGCGCGGCAGTCGATCTTGTCGAAGCTGGCATCATCGACCCGGTCAAGGTCTGCTACAGCGCGGTTCGCAATGCGGCATCAGTGGCCGGTCTGATCCTGACGACGCAGACATTGATCGCCAAGAAGTCGGATGATTACGATCCGACCGCCGGGCCCGCGCGAGGCGGCGGTGCCGAGCTGCTTTGA
- a CDS encoding sigma-54-dependent Fis family transcriptional regulator, producing the protein MDQREVLAAWEKFVERGALSSDLRSSVAASWQRSRNHHVTVDRARAPLVADAELFRRRSKHASLRHAARCALENSKTFLRDANSIMILTDPSGLIIDTQGDDRVIDAGRAVHLEHGGRWSEADIGTNAIGAAIAESKPVQIRGAEHFCSEVQRWTCAAVPVHDPSDGELLGVVDISGPASTFNPQSLALAVAVGHHVESVLAQSIRQEHEELLCRFLAKRAQWSNDECIVLDRRGTILHASERALNAIRHDHRGARDDVPTRFLKSIPFDEWPSRLKELLPNASFNFVENERSGIGAIVVLHARRRQLVTHRDVQRSKSELEHRETASSSSVRNDSKPETRSLPRAAQGTATGFVARDPAVRAIVRQIETAAARKMPILIRGETGTGKEQLARHAHMASGRTGAFVPVNCAALPESLIETELFGYAEGAFTGARRGGAIGLVKEADGGTLFLDEIGDMPVALQAVLLRLLDDWTVRPVGGVRSKVDVFLVSATNARLDKAIAEGRFRSDLLYRLNTLEVTLPRLRDRSDFDVIVRHLLDAIDPSCEIAPAEIAQLATRPWPGNIRELRNVLARFTLGAADGTLSETRRVDIAAQHPEAEAGSLHDVHRARILVVYAETAGNISETARRLGVSRNTIYRALGQKKPE; encoded by the coding sequence ATGGACCAACGAGAAGTGCTCGCGGCGTGGGAGAAGTTCGTCGAGCGCGGAGCGTTGTCGTCCGATTTGAGATCGTCGGTCGCTGCGTCGTGGCAGAGATCCAGAAATCACCACGTTACAGTCGACCGGGCGCGGGCGCCGCTTGTCGCCGACGCCGAGCTGTTTCGCCGTCGCTCCAAGCATGCTTCGCTTCGTCACGCCGCCCGGTGCGCTCTCGAGAACTCCAAGACGTTCCTGCGCGATGCGAATTCGATCATGATCCTCACCGATCCCAGCGGGCTGATCATCGACACGCAAGGCGACGACAGGGTCATCGACGCCGGCCGCGCGGTTCACCTCGAACACGGAGGACGCTGGAGCGAGGCCGATATCGGCACCAACGCAATTGGCGCCGCGATCGCGGAATCGAAACCGGTCCAGATTCGCGGGGCGGAGCATTTCTGCTCGGAGGTGCAGCGGTGGACCTGCGCTGCCGTTCCGGTTCACGATCCCAGCGATGGCGAATTGCTTGGCGTGGTGGACATCTCGGGCCCCGCAAGCACCTTCAATCCGCAAAGCCTCGCTTTGGCGGTCGCGGTCGGCCATCACGTGGAGAGCGTCCTGGCGCAATCGATCCGACAGGAACATGAAGAGTTGCTGTGCAGATTTCTGGCCAAGAGAGCGCAATGGTCGAATGACGAATGTATCGTGCTCGACCGTCGCGGCACGATCCTTCACGCCTCGGAGCGCGCCCTCAACGCGATCCGGCATGACCACCGCGGTGCTCGCGACGACGTGCCAACCCGCTTCTTGAAGAGCATTCCGTTCGATGAGTGGCCAAGCCGATTGAAGGAGCTGCTTCCAAACGCCAGCTTCAACTTCGTCGAGAACGAACGCTCCGGCATCGGCGCCATCGTGGTGCTGCATGCAAGACGACGCCAGCTGGTCACGCATCGGGACGTTCAGAGGTCCAAATCCGAGCTTGAACACCGCGAGACCGCGAGTTCATCGTCCGTTCGAAACGATTCGAAGCCGGAAACCCGGTCGCTTCCACGCGCCGCCCAGGGCACAGCCACCGGATTCGTTGCCCGCGATCCGGCTGTGCGAGCCATCGTCCGTCAGATCGAAACCGCGGCAGCGCGCAAGATGCCGATCCTTATCCGAGGCGAGACCGGGACCGGCAAGGAACAGCTCGCCCGCCACGCCCACATGGCGAGCGGGCGGACCGGCGCATTCGTTCCTGTCAATTGTGCAGCCTTGCCCGAGAGCCTGATCGAGACCGAATTGTTCGGTTACGCCGAGGGTGCATTCACCGGAGCGCGGCGCGGCGGCGCGATCGGACTGGTCAAGGAGGCTGACGGAGGCACATTGTTCCTGGACGAGATCGGTGACATGCCGGTCGCGTTGCAGGCCGTGCTGCTGCGGCTGCTCGACGACTGGACCGTGCGCCCGGTCGGTGGCGTCAGATCGAAGGTCGATGTCTTTCTGGTCTCCGCGACCAACGCCCGGCTCGACAAGGCGATCGCCGAGGGCAGGTTCCGATCCGATCTCCTCTATCGGCTCAACACGCTCGAGGTGACGCTGCCGAGACTCCGCGATCGCAGCGACTTCGACGTCATCGTTCGCCATCTGCTCGATGCCATCGATCCCAGCTGCGAAATCGCGCCGGCAGAGATCGCGCAGCTCGCCACGCGTCCCTGGCCTGGCAACATCCGCGAGCTTCGCAATGTGCTGGCGCGCTTCACCCTTGGCGCTGCGGATGGCACTCTGAGCGAGACGCGCCGGGTGGATATCGCCGCCCAACACCCGGAAGCAGAGGCCGGATCGCTCCACGACGTGCATCGGGCCCGAATCCTCGTGGTGTATGCCGAGACCGCCGGCAACATCAGCGAAACGGCGCGACGTCTCGGCGTCTCGAGAAACACGATCTATCGCGCACTCGGGCAAAAGAAGCCTGAGTGA
- a CDS encoding ornithine cyclodeaminase family protein: MPPIYIAYLNRLDIEELKITDEEILAAIETSLAAQGRGDTVIEPRVHLEPGAANGHFNVLRGAIKPPIDRAGVKIVGDFVDNYKVGLHSELGILALFDPRTGAPKAIMDASGITDMRTGAVTAIGAKYLARKNSKVLGHIGARGTAYWNVRLLDHLFDFDEIRVHSRRVESRNSFADRLSRDLGKKVVATDDWKSCVEGADIVVEASRLDKPTPMLKTEWIKQGAFVVPYGTMSAIELSLTDLMSKLVVDDWGQCKGGKFGSLRAHVEAGKLSEKTLHAELGQIVAGLKPGRESDAETNLLWHRGLSLSDIALGHAMLEKAERIGIGQRLRFA, encoded by the coding sequence ATGCCGCCAATCTACATCGCCTACCTCAACCGGCTCGACATCGAAGAGCTCAAGATTACCGACGAGGAGATCCTCGCTGCCATCGAAACAAGCCTCGCAGCGCAGGGCAGGGGTGATACGGTCATCGAACCGCGCGTCCACCTCGAGCCCGGCGCAGCCAACGGCCATTTCAACGTGCTGCGCGGCGCGATCAAGCCGCCGATCGACAGGGCCGGCGTCAAGATCGTCGGCGACTTCGTTGACAACTACAAGGTTGGGCTTCACTCGGAGCTGGGCATTCTCGCTCTGTTTGATCCCCGGACGGGCGCGCCGAAGGCGATCATGGACGCAAGCGGCATCACCGACATGCGGACCGGCGCGGTTACCGCCATCGGTGCGAAATACCTTGCGCGCAAGAATTCCAAGGTGCTCGGTCATATCGGGGCGCGGGGCACCGCTTATTGGAACGTCCGCCTGCTCGATCATCTCTTTGATTTCGACGAGATCCGCGTGCATTCGCGCCGCGTGGAGAGCCGCAACAGCTTTGCCGACCGGCTGAGCCGAGATCTCGGCAAGAAGGTGGTGGCGACGGATGACTGGAAATCCTGCGTCGAGGGAGCCGACATCGTGGTCGAGGCCTCCCGGCTCGACAAGCCGACGCCGATGCTGAAGACCGAATGGATCAAGCAGGGCGCGTTCGTCGTTCCCTACGGCACCATGAGCGCGATCGAGCTGTCGCTGACCGATCTGATGTCGAAGCTTGTTGTCGACGACTGGGGCCAGTGCAAGGGCGGCAAGTTCGGCAGCCTGCGCGCCCATGTCGAAGCCGGCAAGCTCTCCGAGAAGACGCTGCATGCCGAGCTTGGGCAGATCGTCGCCGGCCTCAAGCCCGGCCGTGAAAGCGACGCCGAGACCAATCTGCTCTGGCATCGCGGCCTCTCGCTGTCCGATATCGCGCTCGGACATGCGATGCTGGAGAAGGCCGAGCGGATCGGTATCGGCCAGCGCCTGCGCTTCGCCTGA
- a CDS encoding phosphate/phosphite/phosphonate ABC transporter substrate-binding protein: MRCVANARMYSVNPPAAAAWKELFGWLAQASGVDLEILDHAFPLPLADLWSRPDLACAFMCGFPFMLATQRPRPVAAPVPAKAPIAGRPVYATCLVVRADANFQTIEDTFGGRVGYTVADSHSGYNALRHHLLPYFQQNGAKLYRESIGPLTTPRRVIEAVLAGDVDVGPLDGYALDLMLRHQPGLGSQIRVVAVTNPAPIPFLVASPGCPDEIIARLQATLATFATAPACAHLRERLCLEAFASVVLEDYDLMLRWDTEARAAGYPEPA; encoded by the coding sequence ATGCGCTGCGTCGCCAATGCACGGATGTACTCGGTCAATCCGCCGGCGGCCGCTGCATGGAAAGAGCTGTTCGGCTGGCTCGCGCAGGCAAGCGGCGTCGATCTCGAAATCCTCGATCACGCCTTTCCGCTTCCGCTGGCGGACCTGTGGTCGCGTCCCGATCTCGCCTGTGCTTTCATGTGCGGCTTTCCGTTCATGCTGGCGACGCAGCGGCCGCGGCCGGTCGCGGCGCCGGTGCCGGCCAAGGCGCCGATTGCCGGGCGGCCGGTCTACGCCACCTGTCTCGTGGTCCGGGCGGACGCGAATTTCCAGACCATCGAGGATACGTTCGGCGGACGCGTCGGCTACACCGTCGCGGACTCGCATTCCGGCTACAACGCATTGCGGCATCATTTGCTGCCGTATTTTCAACAAAACGGGGCAAAGCTCTATCGCGAGAGCATCGGGCCGTTGACGACGCCGCGGCGCGTCATCGAGGCGGTGCTGGCCGGCGACGTCGACGTCGGCCCGCTCGACGGCTACGCGCTCGACCTGATGCTGCGCCATCAGCCTGGTCTCGGGTCGCAGATCAGGGTGGTTGCCGTCACCAATCCGGCGCCGATCCCGTTCCTGGTCGCCTCTCCCGGTTGCCCGGACGAGATCATTGCCCGCCTGCAGGCAACTCTTGCGACGTTTGCCACTGCACCGGCGTGTGCGCATCTTCGTGAACGGCTTTGCCTCGAAGCGTTCGCTTCCGTCGTGCTTGAAGACTATGACCTGATGCTGCGGTGGGACACCGAGGCGCGCGCGGCCGGATATCCTGAGCCGGCCTGA
- a CDS encoding HutD/Ves family protein, whose translation MRIIRASDCRSTAWKNGGGSTTEIAVAPSGASLDNFDWRISMARVASDGPFSEFAGIDRTLAVVAGSKLALTIGDAAPIVLDSDSSPISFAGDTPTSARLTAGAITDLNVMTRRGRFAHRLLRIREPQRCGFDDGDVALAVACSGTLELSFLQDSMNLTEGDAALLTRTGDAAFWIAPTPTAKCYLVLLRECRSQAGSGYPAARASVSHRSIRS comes from the coding sequence GTGAGGATCATTCGCGCCAGCGACTGCCGGAGCACGGCCTGGAAGAACGGCGGCGGCTCGACCACGGAGATCGCCGTCGCGCCATCAGGTGCGTCGCTGGACAATTTCGACTGGCGCATCAGCATGGCACGCGTTGCCTCCGATGGCCCCTTCTCCGAATTTGCCGGCATCGACCGTACGCTTGCAGTGGTCGCTGGAAGCAAATTGGCGCTCACTATCGGAGATGCCGCGCCGATCGTACTCGACAGCGACTCGAGTCCGATCAGCTTTGCGGGTGACACGCCGACTTCGGCCCGGCTCACGGCCGGTGCAATCACCGACCTGAATGTCATGACCCGACGCGGCCGGTTCGCGCATCGGCTGTTGCGTATTCGAGAGCCGCAACGTTGCGGCTTTGATGACGGCGACGTCGCGCTCGCCGTGGCCTGCTCCGGCACGCTCGAACTGTCTTTCCTGCAAGACAGCATGAACCTGACCGAAGGCGATGCCGCGCTGCTGACGCGCACAGGCGACGCCGCATTCTGGATCGCGCCAACGCCAACTGCGAAATGCTATCTCGTGCTGCTGCGCGAATGCCGCTCTCAGGCCGGCTCAGGATATCCGGCCGCGCGCGCCTCGGTGTCCCACCGCAGCATCAGGTCATAG
- the hutU gene encoding urocanate hydratase has translation MTRIDNARVVRAPRGPELSAKSWLTEAPLRMLMNNLDPDVAEKPGELVVYGGIGRAARDWESFDRIVSTLRRLEGDETLAVQSGKPVGVFRTHADAPRVLIANSNLVPHWATWEHFNLLDRKGLMMYGQMTAGSWIYIGSQGIVQGTYETFAELGRRHYGGSLAGKWILTAGLGGMGGAQPLAAVMAGASCLAVECQPSRIEMRMRTRYLDRQAKDLDEALAIIAEAGKTGKPVSVGLLGNAADIFPELVRRGIKPDAVTDQTSAHDPVNGYLPKGWTINEWQSRRESDPKAVDRAARASMAEHVRAMLDFHRMGIPVVDYGNNIRQMALEEGVKDAFDFPGFVPAYIRPLFCRGIGPFRWAALSGDPEDIYRTDAKVKELMPNDASLHHWLDMARQRIAFQGLPARICWVGLGDRHRLGLAFNEMVARGELKAPIVIGRDHLDSGSVASPNRETEAMRDGSDAVSDWPMLNALLNCAGGATWVSLHHGGGVGIGYSQHAGMVIVCDGTPEAARRIERVLWNDPASGVMRHADAGYELAIESARANKLDLPSLDGR, from the coding sequence ATGACCCGTATCGACAATGCACGCGTTGTTCGCGCGCCCCGCGGCCCGGAGCTTTCGGCGAAGAGCTGGCTGACGGAAGCGCCGTTGCGCATGCTGATGAACAACCTCGACCCCGATGTTGCCGAGAAGCCCGGCGAGCTCGTGGTCTATGGCGGCATCGGACGCGCGGCGCGCGACTGGGAGAGTTTCGACCGGATCGTCTCGACGCTGCGCCGCCTTGAGGGCGATGAGACCCTCGCGGTGCAGTCCGGCAAGCCGGTCGGCGTGTTCCGCACCCATGCCGACGCACCCCGCGTGCTGATCGCGAACTCCAACCTTGTGCCGCACTGGGCGACGTGGGAGCATTTCAACCTGCTCGATCGCAAGGGCCTGATGATGTACGGCCAGATGACGGCCGGCTCCTGGATCTACATCGGCAGTCAGGGTATCGTCCAAGGGACCTACGAGACCTTTGCCGAGCTCGGACGCCGTCACTATGGCGGCAGCCTTGCCGGCAAATGGATTCTCACGGCGGGGCTGGGCGGCATGGGCGGCGCGCAACCGCTAGCCGCCGTGATGGCGGGCGCCTCCTGCCTTGCCGTCGAATGCCAGCCTTCGCGCATCGAAATGCGGATGCGCACGCGCTATCTCGATCGCCAGGCCAAGGATCTCGACGAGGCGCTCGCGATCATCGCGGAAGCCGGCAAGACCGGCAAGCCGGTCTCGGTCGGCCTGCTCGGCAACGCAGCAGACATCTTCCCCGAACTGGTCCGCCGCGGAATCAAGCCCGACGCCGTGACCGACCAGACCTCGGCGCATGATCCGGTCAACGGCTACCTGCCCAAGGGCTGGACCATCAACGAGTGGCAGTCGCGCCGCGAGAGCGATCCGAAGGCCGTCGACCGCGCCGCGCGCGCCTCGATGGCCGAGCATGTCCGCGCCATGCTCGACTTCCACCGCATGGGAATCCCGGTCGTCGACTACGGCAACAACATTCGCCAGATGGCGCTCGAGGAAGGCGTCAAGGACGCCTTCGATTTCCCAGGCTTCGTGCCGGCCTATATCAGGCCGCTGTTCTGCCGCGGCATCGGCCCGTTCCGCTGGGCCGCGCTGTCCGGCGACCCCGAAGACATCTACCGCACCGATGCCAAGGTGAAGGAGCTGATGCCGAACGACGCCTCGCTGCATCACTGGCTCGACATGGCGCGGCAGCGCATCGCGTTCCAGGGCCTGCCGGCGCGGATCTGCTGGGTCGGCCTCGGCGACCGGCATCGGCTCGGACTGGCCTTCAACGAGATGGTCGCCCGCGGTGAATTGAAGGCGCCGATCGTGATCGGACGCGATCATCTCGATTCCGGATCGGTCGCCTCACCCAACCGCGAGACCGAAGCGATGCGCGACGGATCGGACGCGGTCTCGGACTGGCCGATGCTGAATGCGCTCTTGAACTGCGCCGGCGGCGCGACCTGGGTGTCGCTGCATCATGGCGGCGGCGTCGGCATCGGCTACTCGCAGCACGCCGGCATGGTCATCGTCTGCGACGGAACGCCGGAAGCGGCGCGGCGCATCGAGCGGGTGCTGTGGAACGATCCGGCCAGCGGCGTGATGCGGCATGCCGACGCCGGCTACGAGCTCGCGATCGAATCCGCGCGGGCCAACAAGCTCGACCTGCCGAGCCTCGATGGACGATAG
- the hutI gene encoding imidazolonepropionase, whose translation MSVADHVWHSCRLATLAPQREGVGVIDDGLIAAKDGVIVYAGPKTDAPTGLGAAEWTDCGGRWITPGLVDCHTHLVYGGNRAEEFELRLAGASYEEIAQRGGGIVSTVRATRAASEDELVSGAQRRLDALIAEGVTTLEIKSGYGLELATERRQLRAARQLARNNPITVRTSFLGAHALPPERAGDSKGYIADVCDMIPRLAAEGLVDAVDAFCESIAFSVEETARVFARARDCNLPVKLHADQLSNLGGAALAARFGALSADHLEYADETGIAAMAVAGTVAVVLPGAYYFLREKQAPPIASMRKHHVPIALATDSNPGSSPLTSLLLTMNMGATLFRLTVDECLAAVTREAARALGLFDEIGSLEAGKRCDLAIWDIERPAELVYRIGFNPLHARVWRGRTT comes from the coding sequence ATGAGTGTCGCCGATCATGTCTGGCATAGCTGTCGGCTCGCCACCCTGGCCCCACAGCGCGAGGGCGTCGGCGTCATCGACGACGGCTTGATCGCCGCGAAGGACGGCGTGATCGTTTATGCCGGTCCGAAGACGGACGCGCCGACCGGGCTTGGTGCGGCCGAGTGGACCGATTGCGGAGGACGCTGGATCACGCCGGGCCTGGTCGACTGCCATACCCATCTCGTCTATGGCGGCAATCGCGCCGAGGAATTCGAGCTGCGGCTGGCCGGCGCAAGCTATGAGGAGATCGCGCAGCGCGGTGGTGGAATCGTCTCCACGGTCAGGGCGACGCGCGCGGCCAGCGAGGACGAACTCGTGTCGGGCGCGCAGCGGCGTCTCGACGCGCTGATTGCAGAGGGCGTGACCACCCTTGAGATCAAGTCAGGTTATGGCCTCGAGCTCGCGACCGAGCGCCGCCAGCTCCGCGCGGCGCGGCAACTCGCGCGTAACAATCCGATCACGGTGCGGACCTCCTTCCTCGGCGCCCACGCGCTGCCGCCCGAGCGCGCCGGCGATTCCAAAGGCTACATCGCCGACGTCTGCGACATGATCCCGCGCCTTGCCGCCGAAGGCCTGGTCGACGCCGTCGACGCATTCTGCGAGAGCATCGCCTTCTCGGTCGAGGAAACCGCGCGGGTCTTCGCCCGGGCCCGCGACTGCAATCTTCCGGTCAAGCTCCACGCCGACCAGCTCTCGAATCTCGGCGGCGCGGCACTGGCCGCGCGGTTCGGCGCCTTGTCGGCCGATCATCTCGAATATGCCGATGAGACCGGCATCGCGGCGATGGCAGTCGCCGGCACCGTCGCGGTGGTGCTGCCGGGCGCCTACTATTTCCTGCGCGAGAAGCAGGCGCCCCCGATCGCATCGATGCGCAAGCACCATGTTCCGATTGCGCTCGCCACCGACAGCAATCCCGGCTCGTCGCCGCTGACCTCGCTGCTGCTGACCATGAATATGGGCGCGACGCTGTTCCGCCTCACCGTGGATGAATGCCTGGCGGCGGTGACGCGCGAGGCCGCGCGCGCCCTTGGCCTGTTCGATGAGATCGGCAGCCTCGAGGCCGGCAAACGCTGCGACCTCGCGATCTGGGATATCGAACGCCCCGCCGAACTGGTGTACCGGATCGGCTTCAATCCGCTGCACGCACGGGTCTGGCGAGGCCGGACCACATGA
- a CDS encoding formimidoylglutamate deiminase — MPQLHFKQALLPDGWSRDVLISIAAGRIANVQTGVAATGADERHAIGVPGLPNLHSHGFQRGMAGLTERRGASSDSFWTWRDLMYRFVTRMTPEDVEAITAQAYVEMLEAGFTRVGEFHYIHHTAAGAPYADIAELAGRVVAAAQASGIGLTLLPVFYAHAGFGGRAPDDGQRRFVNDVDRFAQLMEASRRVVAGCDGGLVGVAPHSLRAVTPEELTAILPLAQGSPIHIHVAEQTREVEDCLAWSGQRPVQWLLDHAAVDRRWCLVHATHMTDDEGRAMAATGAVAGLCPVTEANLGDGTFNAPVFCGAGGRFGVGTDSNVLIAAADELRQLEYSQRLALRARNVMTSARSPSTGRALFDAALAGGAQALGVAGGLAAGVAADIVSLDADSPAQAGRSDDAVLDGWIFASARSAVDCVWTSGRKVVTNGRHHHGESVAADFRRTLQGLLAG, encoded by the coding sequence TTGCCCCAGTTGCATTTCAAGCAAGCGCTGCTGCCTGACGGATGGTCACGTGACGTGCTGATATCGATCGCGGCAGGACGGATCGCAAACGTTCAGACCGGCGTCGCTGCAACCGGTGCAGACGAACGGCACGCGATCGGAGTTCCGGGCCTGCCCAATCTTCACAGCCACGGCTTTCAGCGCGGGATGGCGGGCCTGACCGAGCGACGCGGCGCTTCATCCGACAGCTTCTGGACCTGGCGCGACCTGATGTATCGCTTTGTCACCCGCATGACGCCCGAGGACGTCGAGGCGATCACGGCCCAGGCCTATGTCGAGATGCTTGAGGCCGGGTTCACGCGGGTCGGCGAATTCCACTACATCCATCACACCGCCGCGGGCGCACCCTATGCCGACATCGCGGAGCTCGCCGGACGCGTTGTCGCGGCAGCACAAGCCAGCGGCATCGGCCTGACGCTGCTGCCGGTGTTCTACGCCCATGCAGGATTTGGCGGCCGCGCACCGGACGACGGGCAGCGGCGCTTCGTCAACGACGTCGACCGGTTCGCGCAATTGATGGAGGCGTCGCGGCGCGTGGTGGCCGGATGTGACGGCGGATTGGTCGGCGTCGCGCCCCACTCGCTGCGTGCGGTCACGCCTGAGGAACTCACGGCTATCCTGCCGCTCGCGCAAGGTAGCCCCATCCACATCCATGTCGCCGAGCAGACCAGGGAGGTCGAGGACTGCCTTGCCTGGAGCGGCCAGCGGCCGGTGCAATGGCTGCTCGATCATGCGGCGGTCGACCGCCGCTGGTGTCTGGTCCATGCCACCCACATGACCGATGACGAGGGCCGCGCGATGGCGGCGACCGGCGCGGTCGCGGGGCTCTGTCCGGTGACGGAAGCCAATCTCGGCGACGGCACTTTCAATGCGCCGGTGTTCTGCGGCGCCGGCGGTCGATTCGGCGTAGGCACCGACTCAAACGTGCTGATCGCCGCGGCAGATGAGCTGCGTCAGCTGGAATATTCGCAGCGTCTCGCGCTGCGGGCGCGCAATGTCATGACGTCGGCGCGGAGCCCCTCGACCGGACGCGCGCTGTTCGATGCCGCGCTTGCTGGAGGTGCCCAGGCCCTCGGTGTCGCCGGCGGCCTCGCTGCGGGCGTTGCGGCCGACATTGTCAGCCTCGATGCCGACAGTCCGGCGCAGGCCGGTCGGTCGGATGACGCCGTTCTCGACGGCTGGATTTTCGCCAGCGCCCGTTCTGCTGTGGACTGCGTCTGGACATCCGGGCGCAAGGTTGTGACAAACGGCAGACACCATCATGGGGAATCGGTCGCGGCCGACTTCCGCCGCACCTTGCAGGGGTTGCTCGCCGGATGA